One Scyliorhinus canicula chromosome 12, sScyCan1.1, whole genome shotgun sequence genomic region harbors:
- the LOC119974694 gene encoding cytochrome c oxidase subunit 7B, mitochondrial-like → MVPLTKSLLALSGRSIRRIATRQTHHKTGPDFHDQYGNAILLGGLTFCIGVWSYVATQTGITWNLSPVGKIAPQKWRE, encoded by the coding sequence ATGGTGCCTTTGACCAAGAGCCTGCTCGCCCTGTCCGGTCGGAGCATTCGCCGAATTGCAACAAGACAAACTCATCATAAAACTGGTCCTGACTTTCATGACCAGTATGGAAATGCTATCCTTTTGGGAGGATTAACTTTCTGTATTGGAGTCTGGAGTTATGTTGCCACACAGACTGGGATCACATGGAACCTTTCTCCTGTTGGCAAAATCGCCCCTCAAAAATGGAGGGAATAG